The following are from one region of the Sandaracinus amylolyticus genome:
- a CDS encoding rhodanese-like domain-containing protein, with protein sequence MSDANESGDLDHLVPPIGAAPPEERMLRANWISSLERSPNGFPLLWPEFVARQGRAVRIVDVREPDELVGPLGHIPGCDWIPASRARSLVDRLDRDAKIILVSRAGERSGPLARELEVAGMRFVASMIGGMVAWRSLGFAVSRDSSILARRDELRDAPEVPARPGPLSIDAVREHVGDPLSVRWVKMASLLLHGRLSCVDGRDETGVIGTPGGDSGELLLALHALERVLGRELRPGEVAELLSRRVDTFGRFYMHGDVQAANTMIAALRGDRRFDEAVAGISETMQWRRFFEHPPESVRELLLEYSVQPPHVGCGHLKLMMQEHAQYEARPQLVRDVLRAFHRLRWNGAADVEFVPLPGGHQEGAVVNVRVHDELRSYTPVPLVSPKGMGTQMFVNHPQVVDALRVETASFLCEQGDLVPIDESRREALLAEMSALSQVRMMATLGRLAKGLPIYDLTFDRRGRVSVEHVGHVP encoded by the coding sequence ATGAGCGACGCGAACGAGAGCGGGGATCTCGACCACCTCGTTCCGCCGATCGGCGCCGCGCCGCCCGAAGAGCGCATGCTGCGCGCGAACTGGATCTCCAGCCTCGAGCGCTCGCCCAACGGCTTCCCGCTGCTCTGGCCCGAGTTCGTCGCGCGACAGGGGCGCGCAGTGCGCATCGTCGACGTGCGCGAGCCCGACGAGCTCGTCGGGCCGCTCGGTCACATCCCGGGATGCGACTGGATCCCCGCGAGCCGCGCCCGCTCGCTCGTCGATCGCCTCGATCGCGACGCGAAGATCATCCTCGTCTCGCGCGCCGGTGAGCGCTCGGGCCCGCTCGCGCGAGAGCTCGAGGTCGCGGGCATGCGCTTCGTCGCGTCGATGATCGGCGGCATGGTCGCGTGGCGCTCGCTCGGCTTCGCGGTCTCGCGCGACTCGTCGATCCTCGCGCGGCGCGACGAGCTGCGCGACGCGCCCGAGGTCCCGGCGCGCCCGGGGCCGCTCTCGATCGACGCGGTGCGTGAGCACGTGGGCGATCCGCTCTCGGTGCGCTGGGTGAAGATGGCGTCGCTGCTGCTGCACGGTCGCCTCTCGTGCGTCGACGGACGCGACGAGACCGGCGTCATCGGCACGCCCGGCGGCGACTCCGGCGAGCTGCTGCTCGCACTGCACGCGCTCGAGCGCGTGCTCGGTCGCGAGCTGCGCCCCGGCGAGGTCGCCGAGCTGCTCTCGCGACGCGTCGACACCTTCGGCCGCTTCTACATGCACGGCGACGTGCAGGCGGCGAACACGATGATCGCGGCGCTGCGCGGGGATCGCCGGTTCGACGAGGCGGTCGCGGGCATCAGCGAGACCATGCAGTGGCGCCGCTTCTTCGAGCACCCGCCCGAGTCGGTGCGCGAGCTCCTGCTCGAGTACTCGGTGCAGCCGCCCCACGTCGGGTGCGGTCACCTCAAGCTGATGATGCAGGAGCACGCGCAGTACGAGGCGCGGCCCCAGCTCGTGCGCGACGTGCTGCGCGCGTTCCATCGCCTGCGCTGGAACGGCGCGGCCGACGTCGAGTTCGTGCCGCTGCCCGGCGGCCACCAGGAGGGCGCGGTGGTGAACGTGCGGGTGCACGACGAGCTGCGCTCGTACACGCCGGTGCCGCTCGTCTCGCCGAAGGGCATGGGCACGCAGATGTTCGTGAACCACCCGCAGGTCGTGGACGCGCTGCGCGTGGAGACCGCGAGCTTCCTCTGCGAGCAGGGCGATCTCGTGCCGATCGACGAGAGCCGTCGCGAGGCGCTCCTCGCCGAGATGAGCGCGCTCTCGCAGGTGCGCATGATGGCAACGCTCGGCCGCCTCGCGAAGGGCCTTCCCATCTACGACCTCACGTTCGATCGGCGCGGTCGCGTGAGCGTCGAGCACGTCGGGCACGTGCCCTGA
- a CDS encoding acyl-CoA thioesterase: MSHEGTPPPRSPRASYTEMTELVLPQHSNAIGTAFGGTVLAWMDICAAIAAQRHCGRTAVTAAIDNVKFLAPMRVGDVVVLAARVNAAFSSSVEVEIEVQVEDRATMHRRLCVDAFMTFVCVDEKGKAVKVPPLLCETADDERRAKDAEARRARRLAER, from the coding sequence GTGAGCCACGAAGGAACGCCCCCGCCTCGCTCTCCGCGCGCGTCCTACACCGAGATGACGGAGCTCGTGCTGCCGCAGCACTCGAACGCGATCGGCACCGCGTTCGGCGGCACCGTGCTGGCGTGGATGGACATCTGCGCCGCGATCGCCGCGCAGCGCCACTGCGGTCGGACCGCGGTCACCGCCGCGATCGACAACGTGAAGTTCCTCGCGCCCATGCGCGTCGGCGACGTCGTGGTCCTCGCGGCGCGCGTGAACGCCGCGTTCTCGAGCTCGGTCGAGGTCGAGATCGAGGTGCAGGTCGAGGACCGCGCGACCATGCATCGCCGGCTCTGCGTCGATGCGTTCATGACCTTCGTGTGCGTCGACGAGAAGGGCAAGGCGGTGAAGGTCCCGCCGCTGCTCTGCGAGACCGCCGACGACGAGCGGAGAGCGAAGGACGCGGAAGCGCGGAGAGCGCGGAGGCTGGCGGAGCGGTGA
- a CDS encoding 3-hydroxyacyl-CoA dehydrogenase family protein produces the protein MSEIAKVVVVGAGTMGHGIAQVCAQSGLRVTLTDVSEAAVGKGVSAIDKSLERLVQKGKLAAEARDRARAALATSTDPAGASADADLVIEAVPENMALKLDLFRAISGRAPAHTIFGTNTSSLSVTEIAGATNDPARVIGLHFFNPVPVMELLEIVRGLGTSDATTDAARAFASRIGKRPIVVKDSPGFATSRLGVILGCEAIRMLETGVASAEDIDAAMELGYRHPMGPLRLTDLVGLDVRLAILEHLHRELGEQFRPPALLRQMVRAGRLGKKVGRGFYEYPSDATK, from the coding sequence ATGAGCGAGATCGCGAAGGTGGTGGTGGTCGGCGCGGGCACGATGGGCCACGGCATCGCGCAGGTCTGCGCGCAGAGCGGTCTGCGCGTCACGCTCACCGACGTCAGCGAGGCCGCGGTCGGCAAGGGCGTGAGCGCGATCGACAAGAGCCTCGAGCGCCTGGTGCAGAAGGGCAAGCTCGCCGCCGAAGCGCGCGATCGTGCGCGCGCCGCGCTCGCCACGTCGACCGATCCCGCGGGCGCGAGCGCCGACGCCGATCTCGTGATCGAGGCGGTGCCCGAGAACATGGCGCTCAAGCTCGATCTCTTCCGCGCGATCTCGGGCCGCGCGCCCGCCCACACGATCTTCGGCACCAACACGTCGTCGCTGAGCGTCACCGAGATCGCGGGCGCGACGAACGATCCCGCGCGCGTGATCGGCCTCCACTTCTTCAACCCGGTGCCGGTCATGGAGCTGCTCGAGATCGTGCGCGGCCTCGGCACCAGCGATGCGACCACCGACGCGGCGCGCGCGTTCGCGTCGCGCATCGGCAAGCGCCCGATCGTCGTGAAGGACTCGCCCGGGTTCGCGACGAGCCGCCTCGGCGTGATCCTCGGGTGCGAGGCGATCCGCATGCTCGAGACCGGCGTCGCGAGCGCGGAGGACATCGATGCCGCGATGGAGCTCGGTTATCGCCACCCGATGGGCCCGCTGCGCCTGACCGATCTCGTCGGGCTCGACGTGCGCCTCGCGATCCTCGAGCACCTGCACCGCGAGCTCGGCGAGCAGTTCCGTCCGCCCGCGCTGCTGCGCCAGATGGTGCGCGCGGGCCGCCTCGGCAAGAAGGTCGGCCGCGGGTTCTACGAATACCCTAGCGACGCGACGAAGTGA
- a CDS encoding helix-turn-helix transcriptional regulator has translation MRALRALRPVQEPPARVTRITVHRPSPPLDGLVELIWAADSYVAQAERERVLPSGAQSLVVHLGNGPLRVFTDEDAIDATEVSGAIVCGARVTPLLIDTALGPTVGVEFKPGGARPFFDLPADAITGRVVSLDALWGASAHSLRERLMETSSPRDRVRLLEDNLLRRLARSFELDAALRLSLDAFEGRDLTSVGEVNRRTGLSPKRLLALFRDEVGLSPKAFWRVRRFRSALRALDHGTLRGAAVAAEHGYFDQAHFVREFRSLAGSTPREYLAARVVGTDHVSVRR, from the coding sequence GTGAGGGCCCTGCGCGCTCTCCGGCCGGTGCAGGAGCCGCCGGCGCGCGTCACGCGCATCACGGTCCATCGGCCGAGCCCGCCGCTCGATGGGCTCGTCGAGCTCATCTGGGCGGCGGACAGCTACGTGGCGCAGGCGGAGCGCGAGAGGGTGCTCCCGAGCGGCGCGCAGTCCCTCGTCGTCCACCTCGGCAACGGCCCGCTGCGCGTCTTCACCGACGAGGACGCGATCGACGCCACCGAGGTCTCGGGCGCGATCGTGTGTGGCGCGCGGGTGACGCCGCTGCTGATCGACACCGCGCTCGGGCCGACGGTCGGCGTGGAGTTCAAGCCCGGCGGGGCGCGCCCCTTCTTCGACCTGCCCGCCGATGCGATCACGGGGCGGGTCGTGTCGCTCGACGCGCTGTGGGGCGCGTCGGCTCACTCGCTGCGCGAACGGTTGATGGAGACGTCCTCGCCGCGCGATCGGGTGCGGCTCCTCGAAGACAACCTCCTGCGTCGGCTCGCTCGCTCGTTCGAGCTGGACGCCGCGCTGCGGCTGTCGCTCGATGCGTTCGAGGGCCGCGACCTCACGTCGGTCGGCGAGGTGAATCGCCGGACCGGGCTCTCACCGAAGCGCCTCTTGGCGCTGTTCCGCGACGAGGTCGGATTGAGCCCGAAGGCGTTCTGGCGCGTCCGACGGTTCCGTTCGGCGCTGCGCGCGCTCGATCACGGCACCCTGCGCGGCGCCGCGGTGGCCGCCGAGCACGGCTACTTCGATCAAGCGCACTTCGTGCGCGAGTTCCGCTCGCTCGCAGGCTCGACGCCTCGCGAGTACCTCGCCGCGCGCGTCGTCGGCACCGACCACGTCTCGGTGCGCCGGTAA
- a CDS encoding glutathione S-transferase family protein: MRRLVGMPYSPWSIQARWALDHHALEYEYEIYTPMLGEPVLRARMGWPRGPVTVPVLFEGTLVVRESVDIARHADRIGSATPLFPKGREADVVHWTGLSDVVMRAGRALLTPRMQRSPRALEESMPSWIPGMLRRASLPAADATLKYLVRKHGVRAEEAEQDRGTIRWTLRKLRDALERGEHVIGEPSFADVAMASALQIVRPSEHLVPLGEATRAAWTDETLAREHEDLLAWRDRIVARHKPR, encoded by the coding sequence ATGCGTCGGCTCGTCGGGATGCCCTACTCGCCCTGGTCGATCCAAGCGCGCTGGGCGCTCGATCATCACGCGCTCGAGTACGAGTACGAGATCTACACGCCCATGCTCGGGGAGCCGGTGCTCCGCGCGCGCATGGGATGGCCGCGCGGGCCGGTGACGGTGCCGGTGCTCTTCGAGGGGACGCTGGTGGTGCGCGAGTCGGTCGACATCGCGCGACACGCGGACCGCATCGGGAGCGCGACGCCGCTCTTCCCCAAGGGGCGCGAGGCCGACGTCGTGCACTGGACCGGGCTCTCCGACGTGGTGATGCGCGCCGGGCGCGCGCTGCTCACGCCGCGGATGCAGCGGAGCCCGCGGGCGCTCGAGGAGAGCATGCCGAGCTGGATCCCGGGCATGCTGCGGCGCGCGTCGTTGCCCGCGGCCGACGCGACGCTGAAGTACCTGGTGCGCAAGCACGGGGTGCGCGCCGAGGAAGCGGAGCAGGATCGCGGGACGATCCGATGGACGCTGCGCAAGCTTCGCGACGCGCTCGAGCGCGGTGAGCACGTGATCGGCGAGCCGAGCTTCGCCGACGTCGCGATGGCGTCGGCGCTGCAGATCGTGCGTCCGTCGGAGCACCTCGTGCCGCTCGGCGAGGCGACGCGCGCGGCGTGGACCGACGAGACGCTCGCGCGCGAGCACGAGGACCTGCTCGCGTGGCGCGACCGCATCGTCGCGCGGCACAAGCCGCGCTGA
- a CDS encoding ABC transporter ATP-binding protein → MQGPLVVAAALASTSAAALALVPFFVVARMATAIYATPPDLDTVRSLALVAALALALRYVLVAGANVLAHVAAFRTLHALRLELAKKLGAVPLSFFSRRSAGELRKTLMDDVNQIEAFIAHHFPDAVAAFVVPIATTIALLGVDWRMALASIAMAPLAVGAMAVAMRGAGTAHQQWNEIQSRTNRSLLEYLRGIQVIKTFGLSAQRFGELSRSIDEGLAWMEGFMRTNGRGYGAFGALIGSSLVVLVPLGGFFYTRRTLSLESLVLFLVLGPQLLMSLMRLMFAWGNVERIEAGNGRIQAILTAPDLERTAGLARPAHDGIAFRGVGFRYEDGGPEVLHDVSFEAPAGKVTALVGPSGAGKTTLVRLVPRLWEAASGAVELGGVDVRTFALDALLSRVSMVFQDVFLFHGTVRDNLRLARPDATDAQIDAACRAARAYDFIQALPQRYDTLLGERGARLSGGEKQRLSIARALLKDAPVLLLDEATAFADPENEARIQEALSELCAGRTVLVVAHRLSTIATADHIVVLEGGRVSDRGTHDELLARCALYQRLWESHTEALDWSLGEADAPAVAKEVA, encoded by the coding sequence ATGCAGGGGCCGCTCGTCGTCGCGGCCGCGCTCGCGTCGACGTCGGCCGCGGCCCTCGCGCTCGTGCCGTTCTTCGTCGTCGCGCGCATGGCGACCGCGATCTACGCGACCCCTCCGGACCTCGACACGGTCCGCTCGCTCGCGCTCGTCGCGGCGCTCGCGCTGGCGCTGCGCTACGTCCTCGTCGCCGGCGCGAACGTGCTCGCGCACGTCGCGGCGTTCCGCACGTTGCACGCGCTGCGCCTCGAGCTCGCGAAGAAGCTCGGCGCGGTGCCGCTCTCGTTCTTCAGCCGTCGCAGCGCCGGTGAGCTGCGCAAGACGCTGATGGACGACGTGAACCAGATCGAGGCGTTCATCGCCCACCACTTCCCCGACGCGGTCGCCGCGTTCGTCGTGCCGATCGCCACCACCATCGCGTTGCTCGGGGTCGACTGGCGCATGGCGCTCGCGAGCATCGCGATGGCGCCGCTCGCCGTCGGCGCGATGGCGGTCGCGATGCGCGGCGCCGGCACGGCGCACCAGCAGTGGAACGAGATCCAGAGCCGGACGAACCGCTCGTTGCTCGAGTACCTGCGGGGCATCCAGGTCATCAAGACCTTCGGCCTCTCCGCGCAGCGCTTCGGCGAGCTCTCGCGCTCGATCGACGAAGGTCTCGCGTGGATGGAAGGCTTCATGCGCACCAACGGCCGCGGGTACGGCGCGTTCGGCGCGCTCATCGGCTCGAGCCTCGTCGTGCTCGTGCCGCTCGGCGGCTTCTTCTACACGCGCAGGACGCTCTCGCTCGAGTCGCTCGTGCTCTTCCTCGTGCTCGGGCCGCAGCTCCTCATGTCGCTGATGCGGCTGATGTTCGCGTGGGGGAACGTCGAGCGCATCGAGGCCGGCAACGGGCGCATCCAGGCGATCCTCACGGCGCCGGATCTCGAGCGCACCGCGGGCCTCGCGCGGCCTGCGCACGACGGCATCGCGTTCCGCGGCGTCGGCTTCCGCTACGAGGACGGCGGCCCGGAGGTCCTCCACGACGTCTCGTTCGAAGCCCCGGCGGGCAAGGTCACGGCGCTGGTCGGGCCTTCGGGCGCGGGCAAGACGACGCTCGTGCGGCTCGTTCCGAGGCTGTGGGAGGCGGCGAGCGGCGCCGTCGAGCTCGGTGGCGTCGATGTGCGCACGTTCGCGCTCGACGCGCTGCTCTCGCGCGTCTCGATGGTGTTCCAGGACGTGTTCCTCTTCCACGGCACGGTCCGCGACAACCTCCGTCTCGCTCGGCCCGACGCCACCGACGCGCAGATCGACGCCGCGTGCCGCGCTGCGCGCGCGTACGACTTCATCCAGGCGCTGCCGCAGCGCTACGACACGCTGCTCGGCGAGCGCGGCGCGAGGCTCTCCGGCGGCGAGAAGCAGCGCCTGTCCATCGCGCGCGCGCTGCTCAAGGACGCGCCGGTGCTGCTGCTCGACGAGGCGACGGCATTCGCCGATCCCGAGAACGAAGCGCGCATCCAGGAGGCGCTCTCGGAGCTCTGCGCCGGGCGGACGGTCCTCGTGGTCGCGCACCGGCTGTCCACCATCGCCACCGCCGATCACATCGTCGTGCTCGAGGGCGGCCGCGTGTCCGATCGAGGCACGCACGACGAGCTGCTCGCGCGCTGCGCGCTCTACCAGCGTCTCTGGGAGAGCCACACCGAGGCGCTGGACTGGTCGTTGGGCGAGGCGGATGCGCCTGCGGTCGCGAAGGAGGTCGCGTGA
- a CDS encoding M24 family metallopeptidase, protein MGASDEIETGGTIAARLGEIQLALRDARLEGWLLYDHRGQNGIAVRALGLEQVAPMRRFFYWVPADGMPALIAHSIEIESFGELPGDELRYDAWGSLREQLERTLPRRGAIAMEHQDIGGNPDLSRVDAGTVELVRSYGPRVVSSADLVNRFLAPWSAAQRASHARTVAKLIEVDAEIVEMLASQRTPLESEIRAHADDAMRSRGLVLGRPPLVASGRHTRERHQRSGERDRRVVPRDVVMIDLVAREDQRCTPFAHRGIVLAIDEVTREAASAFAAARDAREAAIDLLRERAQRGTRLLGFEVDEHARAVLARSGDAGHVAHRTGHHLGRVPFSGEGCTFDAFEIHDTREVLPGLAWSVHPGVYREELGVRASASVMRDREGVAVLDPGQDAIRVVARGGT, encoded by the coding sequence ATGGGCGCGAGCGACGAGATCGAGACGGGCGGGACGATCGCGGCGCGCCTCGGCGAGATCCAGCTCGCGCTGCGCGACGCGCGTCTCGAGGGCTGGCTGCTCTACGATCATCGCGGGCAGAACGGCATCGCGGTGCGCGCGCTCGGGCTCGAGCAGGTCGCGCCGATGCGGCGCTTCTTCTACTGGGTCCCCGCCGACGGAATGCCCGCGCTGATCGCGCATTCGATCGAGATCGAGTCGTTCGGCGAGCTGCCCGGCGACGAGCTGCGCTACGACGCGTGGGGCTCGCTGCGCGAGCAGCTCGAGCGGACGCTCCCGCGGCGCGGCGCGATCGCGATGGAGCACCAGGACATCGGGGGCAATCCCGATCTCTCGCGCGTCGACGCGGGCACGGTCGAGCTGGTGCGCAGCTACGGGCCGCGCGTCGTCTCGAGCGCGGACCTCGTGAACCGCTTCCTCGCGCCGTGGAGCGCGGCCCAGCGCGCGAGCCACGCACGCACCGTCGCGAAGCTGATCGAGGTCGATGCGGAGATCGTCGAGATGCTCGCGTCGCAGCGCACGCCGCTCGAGAGCGAGATCCGCGCGCACGCCGACGACGCGATGCGGTCGCGCGGGCTGGTGCTCGGCCGCCCGCCGCTGGTCGCGAGCGGACGGCACACCCGCGAGCGGCACCAGCGCTCGGGCGAGCGCGATCGCCGCGTGGTCCCGCGCGACGTGGTGATGATCGATCTCGTCGCGCGCGAAGATCAGCGCTGCACGCCGTTCGCGCACCGCGGGATCGTGCTCGCGATCGACGAGGTCACGCGCGAGGCCGCGAGCGCGTTCGCGGCAGCACGCGACGCGCGCGAGGCGGCGATCGATCTGCTGCGCGAGCGCGCGCAGCGGGGCACGCGCCTGCTCGGGTTCGAGGTCGACGAGCATGCGCGCGCGGTGCTCGCGCGATCGGGCGACGCGGGACACGTCGCGCACCGCACCGGGCACCACCTCGGGCGCGTGCCGTTCTCGGGCGAGGGCTGCACGTTCGACGCGTTCGAGATCCACGACACGCGCGAGGTGCTCCCGGGGCTCGCGTGGTCGGTGCACCCGGGCGTGTACCGCGAGGAGCTCGGGGTGCGCGCCAGCGCGAGCGTGATGCGCGACCGCGAGGGCGTGGCAGTGCTCGATCCGGGGCAGGACGCGATCCGCGTGGTCGCGCGCGGCGGGACGTGA
- a CDS encoding lysophospholipid acyltransferase family protein — protein sequence MLTLIRRQSRLVRVAAWTSWVLSCAGVIERFSPDREAVIDDWKLRWARGMRGIVGLDPTLVHGEPSLSSGRGRLIVANHRTPLDIVTLLSLFGGHFLANHKVSRAPIVGRGAHRIGTVFVDRGDRRSGAAAIRQMRALLEMKRTVIVFPEGTTFAGDEVRPFKGGAFSAAAGLPVDVVPVGIAYTPGHEYADGSLGAHVRTFLARARTPAWVSVGETLEMPSVRRGFEDEVRSHVQTLVERSRRASIDALGDRARPALPETTEPQEDR from the coding sequence ATGCTCACGCTCATCCGCCGTCAGTCGCGCCTCGTCCGCGTCGCCGCTTGGACCTCGTGGGTGCTCTCCTGCGCCGGCGTCATCGAGCGCTTCTCGCCCGATCGCGAAGCCGTCATCGACGACTGGAAGCTCCGCTGGGCGCGCGGCATGCGCGGCATCGTCGGGCTCGATCCCACGCTCGTGCACGGCGAGCCCTCGCTCTCCAGCGGGCGCGGTCGCCTCATCGTCGCGAACCACCGCACGCCGCTCGACATCGTCACGCTGCTCTCGCTCTTCGGCGGTCATTTCCTCGCGAACCACAAGGTCTCGCGCGCGCCGATCGTCGGGCGAGGTGCGCACCGCATCGGCACGGTGTTCGTCGATCGCGGCGATCGCCGCAGCGGCGCCGCCGCGATCCGCCAGATGCGCGCGCTGCTCGAGATGAAGCGCACGGTGATCGTGTTCCCCGAGGGCACCACCTTCGCGGGCGACGAGGTGCGGCCCTTCAAGGGCGGCGCGTTCAGCGCGGCCGCGGGCCTGCCGGTCGACGTCGTGCCGGTCGGCATCGCGTACACGCCGGGGCACGAGTACGCCGACGGAAGCCTCGGCGCGCACGTGCGCACGTTCCTCGCGCGGGCTCGCACGCCGGCGTGGGTCTCGGTCGGCGAGACGCTCGAGATGCCGTCGGTGCGGCGCGGCTTCGAGGACGAGGTGCGAAGCCACGTGCAGACGCTCGTCGAGCGCAGCCGCCGCGCCTCGATCGACGCGCTCGGTGATCGCGCGCGCCCCGCGCTCCCCGAGACCACCGAGCCCCAGGAGGATCGATGA